The sequence below is a genomic window from Salvelinus fontinalis isolate EN_2023a chromosome 19, ASM2944872v1, whole genome shotgun sequence.
agcgtcgtccgggttaggggaggctttggccggggtaggccatcattgtaaaataagaatttgttcttaactggcttgcctagtaaaataaaaacttgATTGATAGCATGAAATGGCtagttgggagattgggaacctatgtGGGCTAGCTAAAGGCAACTTCATAAAATTGTTAGGTGGCTAGTATTATTATAGAGAAACAACGCCTCTATGTCTCCAGCTTGCAGACTGTATAAAGGCGTCAGCTTGCTTCAGTTTGGCTGGTGCCTAGCTGAGCTCAGCTAGCTGAACCGAACGAGTGTGCtagcatactcccttaaaagacttTCGCTTGAAAAACAAAGAAAAAGCGGCattagtactgtttgtccattttgagacaccATAGCCAGTATGCACTTCTTAAAAATACAATTCATCTAAGataattaatgacagatttcttagAGGTTTGACGTTTTTGCCATGAAGAGCTTAGTCGCGCAATTTTGCATCTGTCtaggatgtttggtgcagtatttctcaagtgaaaaaattTATGAGGCCGAATGACAATAGGCACTTCATTGAAGAAACCCTACTATTGGCCAAATCGCCAACAAGGGGGCGTAGTCTTCGGCTACCGACAGGCTTGCCTCAAGAAAATATTGTGTGTGCCCGAACAGCCATAAAAACTCTTGCCAAAGttcaaaacgaacaaaaacgtcacaaaatgtcatcaCAATATACTGTATGCACTAACTGTTCCAAACTGTTTCGGCCGAGAAGCGTGCGGACGGCATAAGGCATcagtcctcctctctatctcctctccctgTGCAGAGAGTGCCCCTGCTGTGATGTGACCCAGCAGGCTGTACACTGCTGCCACATCCAGTCACTGCCCTGctccccgcacacacacacacacacacacacacacacacacacacacacacacacacacacacacacacacacacacacacacacacacacacacacacacacacacacacacacacacacacacagacacacacacacacacacacagacacacacacacacacagacacacagcagccCAGCCGCCTGGTGTGATATAAAACCCTGAGCACCGTGCCGCATGGCGACGGCAAGCGTAACGCTGCCGCATAAAGCCTGTTGGGTTGAGCAGCATCTTTCTGCCTCTAAGCAGGATTTCAGAATCTGAATTCGCACCTCATAGTCAACATGACAGCTTAGGAGTTAGGAGCAGAGGCACCCCCGGCCCAGAGTTAAAGAAATCCATCACACATCACTGTGCAGAGCATCCTCCGCATGCAGAACAGTACTGCAGCGCTGTATACTGTAGCCCCTTAATCCACATGGAATGGATTAGGGAGACGCAATAGAATTATCGAACTTTAGGTGTGTGTGCTGATCACATAGAGAGGATGTGAGGATATGCTTGTTGGGGATCTGTTTCGTATCTTCTAATGGTTTGGGTTTGGAGGGTTGATTACTGATCCAGGGCTGATCCTAGAACAGTGATAAAGGACATGTTCTCCTTGGAGCTACTGTCTGTCTCCGCCTCTGCATACACTATACTATCTAGAACGTGAAAGGTGTTTTTGGCTGTGGCCATAGGAGAATCCTTTGAagaacccattttggttccaggtagaaccttttttggttccttgtagaaccctttccacggagggttctacatggaaccaaaaaaggttctacctgaaaTCAAAACGTGTTTTAACTGGAAATAAAACGGTgttcttatggggacagccgaagaacccttttggaacataGTGCCCACACCCCACAATCCCTCACATGCTGACTGACGGATCAACTCAGGTTATGGTTACAGAACTTGGATGCGGTGAGAGTAGGATTTCTGATATATTTCTGTGGCTCTTCTCTCAATTGACAATGGGAAGGCCAAGTCCACTTAATGTAGAATGTACTGTATAGCTACAGTACACAACTTTGCTTGCAAAAGACTGTTATGGTGTATCACGCATGCATTTTCTTACTGATAAAGGTACGTCTGAATGGAAATAGCCTGATGGGAGTGTCGGCATGGtgcgtgtgtgacagagagagacaaactatGGCCATTGTGTGCATTTTGATAACATCGATCCACAGCAGATTTTACAGACAGAGGTGAGGGTTCTTTTATAGCCTGACGAAGACCTTTGGGTTTACGCTGTCACAATTGCACTCAATAAAACTACAGGAATATTCAACAGTGTACTGGACCAGTATCTATCTTTCTTTCAGAATGATTTTATATCTTTAATATATAGAAAAGCCTCTGCATGCTTAAACTCTATGATCCAAAACATCCCATACAGTCCAAACCCAAACAAACCACATGACCGGGGGAGAAATGTCACTCACTCATACGCTACAACATCTGTGACCAGTGCATCTATCTCTGTCTACAATAGATTCTATACATTATACAGTACAGTTTACAGAGCTGAAAGTGTCCCACCGATTTGTAGCTGTGTAACCCAAGTCTGTGTTGCCAACCCGTAGTCTTGATGTCTACTTCTTTTATACAAAGTAGAGACCATCGAGGCTCTTACAGACACattcgaggaggaggaggaagaggtgttgatgttggaggaggaggagatggaagggGCAGCAGCAGAAATCGCGGCAGCTCTTGAGGAGCTGTGGAGTGGGGATGAGCCTGAGCTGGACAGCCCCCCAGCCGAGCCCTTAAAGCAGGCAGAGGCCATAGGCGAGGCCCATACTGTGCCACTCGTGGAGGCAGAGGCAGCTAGTGCCGCCCCAGAAGGCTCTAACgggagggtggaggagaaggaggaggaggtggcagaggctgagggggaggaggagagtccTGAGgaaggtgtgtctgtctgtcctctctctcctctcccaggctGCATGTTATTGTATTGTATGTAGACAATAATATAATTTAGGCTTTAAGGGAATATTACCCCCGCTACGCTCTGCTAAAGGCTGCAAGGCAACACAGGTGAAAGCTAGGAGCCATGTTTTAAAACTTTCTTCCTGATTCCtccttttttctttctctttgcttttgTTTTCAGTTTTTAGCTGCAATTTTTGAGGCCGGGCTTTTCGTGTCTGTGTATTAATGAAATGTCGCCGATCCTCCCAACCAAGCTTTCCCTTCTCTGATGCTACTTACCGATGTATTGATGTCTCATTGGTGTTAACCCATTGCTCAGTGGCTTTCTGCCAGTGATGTTTGCCATTAAAATGCCTAATTTATATAGCATGTAAATCACTCGTTCTCTATTGGATTCAGCTGTGTTTCGTAATAATATCAATATCAAGTGTTTTTATTGCCATTTCACTGGTTTTCATCTTTTAGATATTGTGTCAATAGTGTTATTCTGTCATTTTTCCTATTGTTGAAATATATTTATGTCTTAGTTGATCTTAAAAACCTTATACTAATGACTTGAAATAAAATTAGAACTTATACAACTTATTCTAGCAAAATTTGATGATAGATGATTGTACATTGTCCTCAAAGGTAATAGTTGAATATGTAATCAAAAATCAGGGTGTAAAGCAGACATTTAGCTAAATAAAAATCATTAGGATTTCTCCATAAAGCCTGGAAATAATGACAGAAAGGCTATTATTTGACCCTTTATTAGATATGTAAAGTCGTCAATTCCATTTCTCATTGCTTGGTTCTTCTCATCCATCAACGCCATGGCTGCCTGCACATTCCGGTTCCGTCATTCCGGTTCCATAACGTTCCGTCACGTTCCATGCCATTGTTCCGTTCATCAGTGAGTGGGTTCCGCCTCATGGGTTCCGCCTCATGCTCCTGTCCTGCCTCAGTGATGCGCGATGATCTTTGTATTGTGCTACAGTAAGTGAAAACAGGCTTTGAGTCTGGAGCAGAGCTTTGCCTGTGTCTGTGATAGTATGGCTGGCCCTGGTTAAAATGGCTGACCTAAAACAAAGTATCCTACCTTTAATAGCTGAATGTTGAAGCAAAACCAAACAAACTACTAAAGATTTAACTTACAGCCTTGAAGATGGACACGGACAAACCAGACAGCGAGAGGAGTGGATCCCTCAGCCCAGACTTCACTGAACAAGAGAGTCCAGCTTTCCTCAGCGGGGTCCACGTAGCAGCACCCCTGATCCCCAAAACGGACATGGcttccccttccccttctctgTCCCCTTTACCTTCAAACAGCCAGAGCCAAGCCAAAGAGCTTAGCAAAATGTCTATACTGGATGAACCTAAAACAGTCTCAGAGAAGCAGCCGTCAGTGGATGTTCTTGAGTCCAGTAACCTCACAACGGATTCAGGGTCTGGGTTCACTACAGCTGGAGACCGAGGTCAAGGACAAGGTGTCCCATCTGACTCTAACAAAGACAAATCGGGCATGTCAGCTTATTTCGAGACTTCGGCCCTGAAGCCAGACGAGGGATCCAAGGGGGTTCAAGCAGAAGGTTATTATGAACTGAGCACTgcaggagaagagaagaaggtCTTAGGGAGCAGTTCCCCAACAGTTACGTCACCCCTTGAGATCAACTATAGCATGCTAGCACAAACACAGTCAGTGGAGGAGAAATCAGACACCAAGAAGAGTTCGATGGGAGATCAAAAGGAGACCTTACCGGCACTGGACAGGAGTAACGAATGTAGGCTGTCTCCTGGGAAACTGGCCCTGGATCAAAGAAGCTACTCTCTCAACATTACAATTGGATCGATGGATCCCAGTGGTCATGGACGACCTAGAAACTTTTCCCCACTGGCCACGGATATCATGTGTTTTACCAGCGGCAGTCTGGAGGAGTCTGCCAACTATCTCCCAGTCACCACTCCGTCTGTGGAGAAGGAGCCACCACCCTTCCCTCCCCTGATCCTGGAGACAGCAGCCTCAGTCACGTCAGACTCCTCGTCTCCTCCCCACAACACAGCAACAGAGACCCCCGGTGAAAAGACTAGCCCCCAGGGGTCAGAGTCCCCAGAATCTCCCTTCCCACCCAAATACTACTACAAAAATGGGACAGTCATGGCTCCTGATCTACCTGAAATGCTGGACCTTGCGGGCAGCAGGTCTAGACTGGCTTCTGAGAACACTGACCCTGAGATCATGAGGAGGAAGTCTGTACCTGCGGACGCCCAAGGCCTTGGCAGCGACTCCCTGGCTAACCTGGTTCTGGGGGACCAGAGTCAGAACCAGAGTCTCGCCAAGAGTGAGAGCCAGCTGGAGGAGTTGGGTTACTGTGTGTTCAGTGAGTACTCAGGGCCCATGCCTTCCCCTGCTGACCTCCATAGTCCCATTGACTCCCCGCCTCAGCGCTTTACCCCTATGGCTCTGGAGGAAAAGATGGCGGAGGAGAAACTGAAAATCGACGCCAGAGACAAACTAGCCGAAGACGAGAAAACCAGTCAGTTAGCTGAGAGCGCCGGTTCCAAAGAAAAAGAAGAAACCAAACAAATGGGACAGAACGACTCAGCTTCAGAGGAAAAAGACAACAAAAAGATCAGCCATGAAAATGTTTCCATGGAAAACCAAAAAGACAAACCAGCTTCAGCTCTGAAGTCAGCCGAGTCCTTTGTAACTCCTACAGTGACGGTTaccctggaagaggaggagaagctAGGAGACAACGGACCCGAGACAGATCCTGAGATGGCTGCCTATGAGAGGCAGATTCGCCGgctggagatggaggacaggccccTGAGCATGGAGGAGGAGCGGGAGCTGCAGGAGCTCAGGGAGAAGGTGAAGGACAAGTTCCTGGTGCACCAGGAGGCATACGAGGAGGTGGATGCTGAAGACGTCTACCAACTGACTGGAGTTGCCAAGGACAGGATCGGCAGGCCCGTTAGGCCCTCCCCAGCCTCCTCCGTGGAGAGTACCACAGAAGAAGACAATGTTTCAGTTACGGAGACAGAGAAACCTAAACAGACGGGAGGTCAGACAACGCCAACCAAGGTTGACGTCATGGGGACGTCTCCCTCTGTGTCAGGTGGTGGTGTGAGCACCACAGAAGAAGACAAGGTTTCAGTTACGGAAATAGAGAAACCTAAACAGACGGGAGGTCAGACAATGCCAACGAAGGTTGACGTCATGGGGACGTCTCCCTCTGTGTTAGGTGGTGGTGTGAGCACCACAGAAGAAGAAAAGGTTCCagttacagagacagagaaacctaAACAGACAGGAGGTCAGACAATGCCAACCAAGGTTGACATCATGGTGACTTCTCCATCTGTGTCAGGTGATGGTGTGAGCACCACAGAAGAAGAAAAGGTTCCAGTTACGGAAATAGAGAAACCTAAACAGACGGGAGGTCAGACAATGCCAACCAAGGTTGACATCATGGTGACTTCTCCATCTGTGTCAGGTGATGGTGTGAGCACCACAGAAGAAGAAAATGTTCCagttacagagacagagaaacctaAACAGACAGGAGGTCAGACAATGCCAACGAGGGTTGACATCATGGTGACGTCTCCATCTGTGTCAGGTGATGGTGTGAGCACCACAGAAGAAGAAAAGGTTTCAGTTACGGAAATAGAGAAACCTAAACAGACAGGAGGTCAGACAACGCCAACAAAGATTGACGTCATGACGACGTCTCCATCTGTGTCAGGTGGTGGTGTGAGCACCACAGAAGAAGAGAATGAGAACGTTAGCGAAGAGGAGCTGAAGAAGGAGCAGGTTGTAGAGGTCAAAGAGAAGACCATGGAAgaaaagaaaaagggggaggagggggagggggaggagggggaggaggatacaGAGCAGGCAGTGGAACCAGAGGAAATCATGATAAAGATAAAACCATCAATGCCTGTAGAGAAAGAAGAGAATGTTGAGAAGGATAGAATGACAAAcaaggtggaagaggaggaggaagatagtgaaGTTCTGGGAGGGGCAGGAGCAGCGGTGATTGATGTTCCAGAACCCAGAGCTGCCATAGAGTCAGTGGTGACTGTAGAAGATGACTTCATCACTGTAGTCCAGACCATCGACGAGGGTGAGGAGCCAGGACACAGCGTGCGTTTTTCCGCTCCGCCCGAGCCTGAgacaccagaggaggaggaggaggagtcccAAGAGGTGGAGATCATGGAAGCAGCTAGTCTGGAGGAGGTGGGGGATGTCTCAGAGGAGGCCCTTGAGAAGGAGGTGCATGCCTCCCCAGAGAAGGTGCAGTTGGAGAccgagggacagacagagagctacGACAGAGATGAGACCACCATGGACGACTCCATCCTAGACAGCTCTTGGGTCGACACTCAAGGTGAGATTTCTCTCTGTTATAATCCAATAATACATGTTTTAATGACAGATAAATTACATCCTTTAATgaccacaaataataatataataagtgGTTTGAAAATGCAATAGTATAGTCAATATGTGACCGTCTCGATTCGGTCCAATGTAGCAACATTTGtaatggtgttttttacattggataaaagtagagacagagctacaaaatggtatatcatacactacagttgagggacaatgggaaagtaattctgctttgaaagttgataaacttgttgcCTCACTTTTGACAAAATGGCCCgttaatgttttggtacacctactggagagcacttctttgtctacacccatttagcatcgttcacaccctcttaagccttagccccacccatgtCCTTTAAGGATGCACAGTGTAggaaacaaccaaagatttcaagactaaaagtggtgaatGTAGTAGCAAAAAGTAGTcttaaaaatacactttatctagtccttggcctatatcctaattTGATATCCtagtcatgttgttcttcacattaccatctgtagtaaacacacactatataaaaataaaaaaagattttaggactcccgagtggcgcagcagtccaaggcactgcatcgcagtgctagaggtgtctctacagacctgggttagatcccaggctgtatcacaaccgacaatgattggcccagtgtcgtctgggttacgGGAGGGTCATCACACCCAAGTAATGCCTCTTCTTTGAAGTAGGGACATGGGACAAACGCCTGGTTTCTTGAAATATATGGATCTGATACCTGTTCATGTTTATTGCAATATTTTCACAGTGGAGACTTCATATTTCATCATGATAACAAAATTACACATCAACACTGTTTTATCCAGGTTATGAGTGTTATGCCCATATTTTGTGTTGTGTCCATAGTACAACTGCATGAtgatgaccttaccatgtctgtTTTGTACCTAGATCTCTCCACTGTAGATGTGGATGATGACATGAGCATGGCTGCCGAGCAGATCGAACCCCTGAGAGCCGACCGAGTCCCAGCCCCACCAGTCAAGAAGTACAAGACTCTCCAGCAGCAGAAGCAGGAAAAGCAGCCAGTGAAGCCCAAGGCTAAAAGCGGGCGTGTGAAGGGGCGCGAGGGGTGCGTCTCCACCCCTGAACGTAAAGCCATCCGCAAGGAGACGGTCTATATCCCCAGGGAAGACATCAAGAAGAAAAAAGGTTCAGAACTACAGTATCTCTCCAAATCATTTTGTTactctatttattttatttttgtaaattaTTTGTAGTTATACATTATTAATTAACAGATTATTAAATTCTCTTTTATTTGAAGTGGTGTAGATCTCCATTCAGTTTGTTACTCTAGAGGGCCAGATTCCCAGATACTTCagtggagaatctccattgaaatagctttttagtccaggacaagGCTGGatatgtgtctgggaaaccaataATTAAAAACATTTCTATATAGGACTTTGTAGTTATATATTATTAATTGACAGATTTTGTTATTCTCTTTCATTCTAATTGTCAAATATTATCATCTTTAAAAGCCTTTAAGATCTCAGATGAATGTTAACTGGCCTTCAGAGAGCCTCTCTCTGTGGGTGTCTGTCCTACCAAACCTTTGTGCCACACTATGTCCTttccttccttttctctctttgaCTATCTCTCACTCTTCCTTCTGATGCTACTTGTACATTCTTCCTTTTTTTCCCTTGAACTATGTCTTTACCTCTTCCTTCTCCTAGCCGTGATCAAGAAGACTGAGCTGACTAAGAAAGGAGAGACGCGCTCCTCTCCATCACGGAAGAGTGTGTTAAAGCCTACTGCGGTCCGACACCCACGTCCCGCCCAGCCCCAACCCCACCCCTGTGCTAGGAGGAAACCTACAGGTGACCAACCACTCCTGggtttcgtcccaaatggcaccctattctctatagggcatggtcaaaagtagctcactaaataggaaatagggtgccatttggaatgcacacCCGCTGGCTGGGCCAGTGAGGCATCTGCAATGTGGCTGCAAATATGAACATTCTCatctcatcaatcaatcaaatgtatttataaagccctttttacatcagcagtttcaCAAAGTACTCAACATTAACCTCATCCTTACAGTTGTTTGAAGCTTCTATTTTTGTTAAATTTTGCTAACTTATTTTGTTCATCTATACATTTTTATTCTGTCTCATTTGTTAGTTAATTTGTCATTTTCAGTGTTTGCATTTTATTAAAATAAACTCATTTGTTATACATTTTTCATTTGACTTCATTTTTCAAATGTACTTGTTGGGAACAGTCAGTCTCTCAACTTTTTGGATTTCTTTTATTATTTGCTATTTACTTTGAATTGCATCTTTCTTCTCCTCAGCTCCCATGTTCATTCTAGGTTTCTCATTTCTGGGAGATGGTTTGTTTGGTAATTTAATGTTACTGCTTCagagttacagttgaagttggaagtttacatacacttaggttggagtcattaaaactcgtttttcaaccaatcctcaaatttcttgttaacaaattatagttttggcaagtcggttaggacatctactttgtgcatgacacaagtcatttttccaataattgtttacagacatattatttcacttataattcactgtatcacaattccagtgggtcagaagtttacatacactaagttgactgtgcctttaaacagcttcggaaaaatgatgtcattgctttagaagcttctgataaactaatagacatcatttgagtcaattgatagttgtacctgtggatttatttcaaggcctaccttcaaactcagtgtctctgcttgacatcacgggaaaataaaaagaaatcagccaagacttcagaaaacaaatgtagacctccacaagtctggttcatccttgggagcaatttccaaacgcctgaaggtaccacgttcatctgtacaaacaacagtacacaagtataaacaccatgggcccactcagccgtcataccacccaggaaggagacgcgttctgtctcctagagatgaacgtacctttgtgtgaaaagtgcaaatcaatcccagaacaacagcaaaggaccttgtgaagatgctggaggaaacaggtacaaaagtatctatatccacagtaaaacgagtcctatatcgacataacctgaaaggccgctcagcaaggaaaaagccactgctccaaaactgccatgaaaaagccagactacggtttgcaactgcacatggggacaaaaatctttctttttggagaaatgtcctctggtctgatgaatcaaaaatagaactgtttggccataatgaccatcgttatgtttggaggaaaaagggggccgcttgtaagccgaagatcaccatcccaaccatgaagcacgggggtggtagcatcatgttgtgggggtactttgctgcaggagggactggtacacttcacaaaatagatggtatcatgaggcaggaaaattatgtggatatattaaagcaacatctcaagacatcaatcaggaaggtaaagcttggtcgcaaattagtcttccaaatggacaatgaccccaagcatacttccaaagttatggcttaaggacaacaaagtcaaggtattggagtggccgtcataaagccctgacctcaatcctatagaaaatttgtgggcagaactgaaaaagcatgtgcgagcaaggaggcctacaaacctgactcagttacaccagctctgtcaggaggaatgggccataattcacccaacttattgtgggaagcttgtggaaggctaaccgaaacgtttgatccaagttaaacaatttcaaggcaatgctaccaaatactaattgagtgtatgtacacttctgacccactgggaatgtgatgaaagaaataaaatctgaaataaatcattctctctactattattctgacatttcacattcttaaaataaagtggggatcctaactgacctaagacagggaatttttactaggaataaatgtcaggaattgtgaaaaactgagtttaaatgtatttgactaaggtgtatgtaaacttccgacttcaactgtatgtgtactACAGtattttgtctctttctctctgtatttaaCAGATTCTCCATCTCTTACCCTCTCGCCTAACTTTATCTGTCTCCTTTTAACCTTTGTAATGATTGCAACTTCCTTGCTGTGAAAGAACTACAGTGAAAGAAGTGTGTTCTCCCAGCATTTCCCCAGAGCAGGACAGTattagtcccaaatggcaccatattccctatttagtgcactacttttgaccagagccactaGCGAACAGGGTGGCATTTAGGATGTAAGCACAGCCTCTTAAACTTACACCGAAAAGCTGTAGTGGTTGCCAAGCAACTGGTAGTTTGGCAGCTCTCAGATATTGGTGTACTTCATCTGACAGAGATTTTCCACAATAgagaaatacactgagtgtacaaaacattaggaacacttaagTTGCTCcccgtttgccctcagaacagccttccTTTGTCGTGGCATGGACTCTACCAGGTGCCGGAAatgcacagggatgctggcccattttgactccagtgcttcccacagttgtgacaagttgtctggatgtcctttgggtggtggaccattcttgatacacacaggaaactgttgtttTTGAAAAGCCCAGccacgttgcagttcttgacacactcaaaccggtgcacctggcacttactaccataagggtggctactttgaagaatctaaaatatattttgatttgtttaacactttttttgcttactacatatgtgttatttcatagtgttgatgtctccactattattctacaatgtagaaaatagtaaaaataaagaaaaacccttgaatgagtaggtgtgcccaaacttttaactggtactgtaactCTGTCGCTCTCTACTATTCTAGAATCTTTCTAAATTGCTGCATTGCCCTAATTAAATCGTTCAGGGGGTGAGATAGAGGGTGGGATGGGAGGTGCACTTATGTAGTCCAAAATCCTGTATTCTGTATGATTTTCTTCCAAGGCATTTGGAGAAAGACCTTTTCTCTAGCAGCTTGAATAAGGTCTCAGCCAATTCCCTCATTgtatacagtaatacagtgtaattatacagtactgtacccAATTTAGGGCTAAATTACCTCTCACAAAGTTTTCTTTAGTTGTTGACAGAAGAGCGGTAACTGTTTGTCCAATAGTTTGTCCGTTAGATTGTGTTTGTACAGGCTGTAGAGTGGGTGGCGTGCTTCAGCCacagctgttgtgtgtgtgtgggagagttttgttgtgttgctgtcaATCTGTTGTAATGTTTAAAGGAGTAGTTTTCTTTTTTTACAACCAAATATCTATTTGTATGTTATAGAAATGTCCAGACCTCTTTTTTGTAATTTCACATGATTTTGAGAAACGTACCCTAAACAGGAAATCACTTCCTCATCCTTGATGTGTAGTATGGGGGCCCCAAAAACACATGAACAaaggctccaaaaacacccaaacatgtcattttagaaacggcaaagctctcagtatagtgatacagGTCTTTGACGTT
It includes:
- the LOC129816562 gene encoding microtubule-associated protein 2-like isoform X18, coding for MADDRQREDSPPQWDPSGAQDPSTPPAHGANGYPPSYRACQPGTAHGAAPPSYTARENGFNGDHAVTAEQVSARIVQEVTAEAVAVLKGEQETRLPSVEDTVNLPPSPPPSPAAEHCFGPLDQALKMDTDKPDSERSGSLSPDFTEQESPAFLSGVHVAAPLIPKTDMASPSPSLSPLPSNSQSQAKELSKMSILDEPKTVSEKQPSVDVLESSNLTTDSGSGFTTAGDRGQGQGVPSDSNKDKSGMSAYFETSALKPDEGSKGVQAEGYYELSTAGEEKKVLGSSSPTVTSPLEINYSMLAQTQSVEEKSDTKKSSMGDQKETLPALDRSNECRLSPGKLALDQRSYSLNITIGSMDPSGHGRPRNFSPLATDIMCFTSGSLEESANYLPVTTPSVEKEPPPFPPLILETAASVTSDSSSPPHNTATETPGEKTSPQGSESPESPFPPKYYYKNGTVMAPDLPEMLDLAGSRSRLASENTDPEIMRRKSVPADAQGLGSDSLANLVLGDQSQNQSLAKSESQLEELGYCVFSEYSGPMPSPADLHSPIDSPPQRFTPMALEEKMAEEKLKIDARDKLAEDEKTSQLAESAGSKEKEETKQMGQNDSASEEKDNKKISHENVSMENQKDKPASALKSAESFVTPTVTVTLEEEEKLGDNGPETDPEMAAYERQIRRLEMEDRPLSMEEERELQELREKVKDKFLVHQEAYEEVDAEDVYQLTGVAKDRIGRPVRPSPASSVESTTEEDNVSVTETEKPKQTGGQTTPTKVDVMGTSPSVSGGGVSTTEEDKVSVTEIEKPKQTGGQTMPTKVDVMGTSPSVLGGGVSTTEEEKVPVTETEKPKQTGGQTMPTKVDIMVTSPSVSGDGVSTTEEEKVPVTEIEKPKQTGGQTMPTKVDIMVTSPSVSGDGVSTTEEENVPVTETEKPKQTGGQTMPTRVDIMVTSPSVSGDGVSTTEEEKVSVTEIEKPKQTGGQTTPTKIDVMTTSPSVSGGGVSTTEEENENVSEEELKKEQVVEVKEKTMEEKKKGEEGEGEEGEEDTEQAVEPEEIMIKIKPSMPVEKEENVEKDRMTNKVEEEEEDSEVLGGAGAAVIDVPEPRAAIESVVTVEDDFITVVQTIDEGEEPGHSVRFSAPPEPETPEEEEEESQEVEIMEAASLEEVGDVSEEALEKEVHASPEKVQLETEGQTESYDRDETTMDDSILDSSWVDTQDLSTVDVDDDMSMAAEQIEPLRADRVPAPPVKKYKTLQQQKQEKQPVKPKAKSGRVKGREGCVSTPERKAIRKETVYIPREDIKKKKAVIKKTELTKKGETRSSPSRKSVLKPTAVRHPRPAQPQPHPCARRKPTVGVPEGRRPLSVARQSRDRASSPPLTKIPTCKTRVAALLPPRPNSSCSSHTKKNLLGEVELDRPRPSSAGPHDSTTLPRLIYADGGSQSPKRSSLPRPASVPRPASILSRRTHHQPHDQEESSTSITSSGSTAPRRPTSFSTEVRAEHRTGRAPSWTGTQSMRSRSLCTTTRTPGSTAISPGTPPSYSYSCRTPGTPLTPGTPRSRSLLQEKKVALLRTPPKSPATTPKQLRVLNQPLPDLKNIKSKIGSTDNIKYQPKGGQIQILNKKLDFSHVQSKCGSKDNMKHSPRGGHVQIQTKKIDLSHVTSKCGSLDNIRHRPGGGNVRIESVKLDFKDKAQPKVGSLDNAHHTPGGGHIMIESHKLLFRDTAKARVDHGAEIIVTQSPEMCMSGTVSPHRDSHLSSSGSINLLESPQLATLAEDVTAALAKQGL